The stretch of DNA TGTTCCTGTTGCATGGTAAAGCCGCTCTTGTGCACTTCCTGATTCAACTGCAGAAGAATGTCTTCACGCGCGCCGGTTTCATCAACGCGCTTGCTGGTAAGGCGGGCACCGTGCTTTTTGCAGATTGCTTCCGCGTCACTCAGGCATTGCGGATGGAGGGCCGAGGTCATGGTTCAATCCTCAGTCGTGTTGAGCCAGGTGTGCATTCGCCGCGATCAGCGCTGCTGAAAGTAACCAGCCTATGCCTGCCACCAATGTCATCAATAACCTCCATTCACATCACCGAGTCCAGTGTCATGACCAGACGGGGCCGGCTGGCTGACGCCGCGGGTGATCGGTGCACGATGCCGCGTCCTGCGTTGCCGGGCCACTTTTCACCCTTTAACAGGGCCACGTGGCCTTCGTTAATGCACTGGATGTCCGTCGCCATTTGCAGTTCTGGGCCGGCGCGATTGACAGCGCTCTCGGGCAACCACTCGGTACCCGCGCCAAAGTAGGTGCAGATCAGACGACAGACCACCTGGTCGACATGGAATTTTGGGCACATGGCCCGATTGAGCACGGTCATTCTGAGGCCGATCTGCTGCAGATCGAACAGGCAGGCGTACATGTCACACAACAGTCTGATGTCCTGTAAGAACGCAATTCGCGCGTGCTTTAACGTCTTGTTGGTGTCGGGTATCAATGCGGCAAGGGCTTCCGCATCGACATCGGCCGGCAGGATCTGGCACAGTGAAAAATTCGGTTTGTGCCTGACCAGTTCCGAGGCAAAGCCGCGCACGGCCGTGGCGCTCGGCCGTTGCCATTCAGCCAGATTGATGCCCTCGCTGTAGATCGCAGACAGCCCGGCAGGCGTGTTGGTTTGACGGCGCATCGCTAGGCTGCCTGCTCAATAAACGGGTTCTCCAACGTAAGCCAGTGTTGCGTACCGGCGTACAGTTCGTCGTCATTAAGCAGGCAGGCGTCCAGTTGCGCACAGAGCTCAGTCTGGTCCAGCGACTGGCCAATGAACACCAGTTCCTGGCGCATGTCACCGAAAGGTTCCTCCCAGTTTTCTTCGATATAATCCAGCGCTTCCGCATCAGTGGGCCATTGTTCCCGAGGAGTTGCGCTCCAGAAGGTGCCGGCAAAGCCATGGCGCGCGATACCGCCCGCCTGATTCCACTGTCCAATAAGCGTGGGATGACTGGCAAGCCAGAAGTAGCCCTTGGAGCGGATCAGGCGACCTGCCGGCCAGTCCTGATGGAGAAATTCATAGAAACGGGCAGGATGAAAAGGGCGACGCGCGCGGTAAGTGAAACTGCTGATACCATACTCTTCGGTTTCAGGTGTATGCTCTCCGCGCAGCTCACGCAGCCAGCCGGGTGCCAGCTGGGCTTTTTCAAAATCGAACAGTCCGGTGCCTACGACTTTGTTCAGTGCAACCTTGCCGCCACTGATGGGTATGATTTCAACTTCAGGGTTCAGGCTGCGGATGACCGCCATGACCTTTTGTGCCTGAGCGTCGTCTACCAGATCGGTTTTGCTCAGCAGGACAATGTTGCTGAATTCGATCTGGTCAACAAGCAGATCGGACACGCTGCGATCATCGTCTTCACCCAGGCTTTCGCCGGTTTCCTGAAGGGAGAAGGCTTCCTCGTAGTCGTTCAGGAAATTGGCAGCGTCCACCACGGTGACCATGGTATCCAGGCGGGCTACCTGAGACAGGCTCTTGCCGTGCTCGTCTGCAAAGGTAAAAGTTTCCGCGATCGGGAGCGGCTCGGAAATGCCGGTGGCTTCGATCAGCAGATAGTCGAAGCGATTTTGCCCGGCCAGGTCAGTAATGGACTCAAGCAGGTCTTCGCGCAAGGTACAGCAAATGCAACCATTGCTCATCTCCACCAGTTTTTCTTCAGTACGGTTAAGAGTCATGTCCTGGGATACCGTGCGGGCGTCGATATTGATTTCGCTCATGTCGTTCACAATGACAGCAACTTTGAGTCCGTCGCGGTTTTGTAGAATCTGGTTGAGTACCGTAGTTTTACCAGCGCCCAGAAAGCCTGACAGGACGGTTACTGGCAGCGGGCGAAAGTTGGCAGGAGTGAAGTCGCTATTCATGAGACATTACCAGTCGATAATAAAGCAATGATATAACGTATCATTAATTTGTGAGGAAGGTAAAGTAGCAATGCCAATCAGTCGTTGATCTTTATTATTGATGACTGTCGATAGGCGCGTGCGGCAGGGATTGTGGCCAATATGACCGTCATTAGCAGCATGCCGGTCAGGTAGGGCAGGGTGGCTGCCTGCAGAACCTGGGCAGAAACAAAAATGCCAAATTGCCGACTGATCATGTCCGCAGTAAGCGCCAGCCCCATCGTCAGCGTGGCGATGGCGGCCAACATGCCTGTTACGGTCATCATTAGTGCTTCGGCCTGTATGAGCAGGAAGATAAATGCGGGGCGCGCTCCGAGGGCGCGCAGGACAAGCATCTCACGCTGACGCTGCTGCAACGTCGACAGCAGCATGGTGGCGATACCCAGCAGAGCCGACGCCATGATAAGGCCGCCGATAAGAGACAGCGTACGTTCCGCAACATTCATTAGTTGCCAGAGCTCCGACAAGGCGACGCCTGGCAGTATCGCCAGCAAAGGTTCCTGTGGGTAGTTGTTGATGTCTCGCTGCAGGCTGAATGTTTGCAGCCTGGATTCCAGCCCCAGCATAAAGGCGGTGACCGACTCTGGCATTGGTCCACTATGGTGGGCTGCTTCCAGACTTTCCAGGCTGACATGTATGGTCTGATCGACGGGTGTTCCGGTTGGGGCCAGAATCCCACTGACGGTAAAAGGATGATGGTCATGCTGGCTGAAGCTGGTGGCGCCAATACCGTGGGCGATGACGAATTCGTGACCGTGCTGATAACCCAGGCGTACAGCAACGTCTGAGCCGAGCACGGCGGCAAAGTCTGCAACAGGCTGTGCGTCCGTCGTGGAACGAAAGTCGCTGAACGCTGTGCCGTTCAGTACAAGTGATTGATTGTTACCGTAGCGGAAATGCTGAAAATAGTCGCTGGTGGTGCCCATCACCCGGTAGCCTCGATGCGAGTCGCCCAGTGCGATGGGTACGCTCCAGCTAATACCAGGGCTGGCGCTGATGTCCTGGTAGCTCTCCCAGGTGATATTGTTGGTTGCGCTGCCGATGCGGAACACACTGTAAAGTAACAGGTTTATCTGGCCTGTGCGTGCGCCCACGACCAGGTCGACACCAGCGACGGTCTTGTTGAAACTATTGCGTGCTTCCTGGCGGATGTGCTCTACACCGAGCACGACGAATGTGCTGACAAACACTGATAACACGGCCAGAAAGACCGTCAGACGGCGCGCCACCAGACTGCTGACGGCCAGCTTAAAGAACACTTGCAGAACTCTCGCCGTTGTTGAATCCCAGAGCCAGGTTCAAGGTTCTCAGATCAACCGAATCGTCGAAATAGGTGGCCAGACTAT from Pseudohongiella spirulinae encodes:
- a CDS encoding DUF1826 domain-containing protein — encoded protein: MRRQTNTPAGLSAIYSEGINLAEWQRPSATAVRGFASELVRHKPNFSLCQILPADVDAEALAALIPDTNKTLKHARIAFLQDIRLLCDMYACLFDLQQIGLRMTVLNRAMCPKFHVDQVVCRLICTYFGAGTEWLPESAVNRAGPELQMATDIQCINEGHVALLKGEKWPGNAGRGIVHRSPAASASRPRLVMTLDSVM
- the zigA gene encoding zinc metallochaperone GTPase ZigA, which gives rise to MNSDFTPANFRPLPVTVLSGFLGAGKTTVLNQILQNRDGLKVAVIVNDMSEINIDARTVSQDMTLNRTEEKLVEMSNGCICCTLREDLLESITDLAGQNRFDYLLIEATGISEPLPIAETFTFADEHGKSLSQVARLDTMVTVVDAANFLNDYEEAFSLQETGESLGEDDDRSVSDLLVDQIEFSNIVLLSKTDLVDDAQAQKVMAVIRSLNPEVEIIPISGGKVALNKVVGTGLFDFEKAQLAPGWLRELRGEHTPETEEYGISSFTYRARRPFHPARFYEFLHQDWPAGRLIRSKGYFWLASHPTLIGQWNQAGGIARHGFAGTFWSATPREQWPTDAEALDYIEENWEEPFGDMRQELVFIGQSLDQTELCAQLDACLLNDDELYAGTQHWLTLENPFIEQAA
- a CDS encoding ABC transporter permease, translating into MFFKLAVSSLVARRLTVFLAVLSVFVSTFVVLGVEHIRQEARNSFNKTVAGVDLVVGARTGQINLLLYSVFRIGSATNNITWESYQDISASPGISWSVPIALGDSHRGYRVMGTTSDYFQHFRYGNNQSLVLNGTAFSDFRSTTDAQPVADFAAVLGSDVAVRLGYQHGHEFVIAHGIGATSFSQHDHHPFTVSGILAPTGTPVDQTIHVSLESLEAAHHSGPMPESVTAFMLGLESRLQTFSLQRDINNYPQEPLLAILPGVALSELWQLMNVAERTLSLIGGLIMASALLGIATMLLSTLQQRQREMLVLRALGARPAFIFLLIQAEALMMTVTGMLAAIATLTMGLALTADMISRQFGIFVSAQVLQAATLPYLTGMLLMTVILATIPAARAYRQSSIIKIND